Below is a genomic region from Billgrantia tianxiuensis.
ATCGCCGACTCCGGCCTCAGCGCCAAGCAGCTGGTGAGCACCGCCTGGGCCTCGGCCTGCACCTACCGCCAGACCGACCATCGCGGCGGTGCCAACGGCGCGCGCATCTGTCTCGAGCCGCAGACCGGTTGGGACATCAACCAGCGCTCCGGCGTGTATGACGTGATCGACAAGCTCAAGCAGATCAAGGACGCCTCGGACGCCAATATCTCGCTGGCGGACATGATCGTGCTGGGCGGCAGCGTCGGGGTCGAAATGGCGGCCAAGGCGGCCGGGCACAACGTCACCGTGCCGTTCACTCCGGGCCGCACCGATGCCACCCAGGAAATGACCGAGGTGGATACCATCGCCTACCTGGAGCCGAGGCACGACGCCTTCCGCAACTACATGCAGCCCCAGGCGACCTCCATCCCGGCCGAACACCTGATGGTCGACCGCGCCTTCATGCTCAACCTCAGCGTACCGCAGATGGCCGCGCTGCTCGGCGGCATGCGCGCCATCGGCGTCAACGTGGGTGACAACAACGACGGCATCCTCACCGACCGCCCCGGCCAGCTGACTAACGACTTCTTCGTCAACCTCGTCGACATGGGCACCGTGTGGGAGCCCCTCGACGACAGCGAGGAACGCTTCGAAGGCCGCATTCGCAAGACGGGCGAGAAGAAGTGGACCGCCACCCGCGTCGACCTCGTGTACGGCTCCAACTCCCAGCTACGCGCCATCGCCGAGGAGTACGCCGCCAACGGCGGAGAGGAGCGCATGATCGACCGCTTCGTGAAAGGGTGGGTCAAGGTCATGGAGAACGACCGCTTCGACCTGCACCGCTGAACGACAGGTCCGCGGCAGTAACGCGGACCTGGTGGGCTTCAAAACTGACCCCGGAGGCTGAGCAACCAGCCTCCGGTTTTTTTATGTCCCTACTCAGATCAAAAGAAGTGGCGCTATCGCCGCCTCATGCTTTCGTTGACGTTGCCCTAAACGTTTCTGTTGGTTACGGTTAGTAAAAAGTCACAGAAGATGACTAAGCAACCAAGACGTACTCAGGGACTGCCGCATTAGGATGATGCGAACCATCATCCATTCTGCCAGCAGGGGCGGTAGCGTGCCCCGACTCCCAACTCCCCGCCAGACGAAATCAATCCTATTTACATTTTCCAGTAACTTACTGAATCCAAATAGTTTCGACTGCGCATGGTATTCTCTGACAATCGATTGATTCGGAAGAGATAACCCATGCGCCATGAAGGCAAACTCACCGAGTGGAACGACGCCAAGGGCTTCGGCTTCATCACGCCAGCCGCAGGCGGCCCTCGTGTATTCGTTCATATCAGCGCCTTTCCCCGCGATGGGCGCCGGCCGCAAGTGAACGAACCGATCACCTACCACCTGACACACGACAGCCAGAACAGACCGAAAGCCCAGAAGGCGGGCTACCTGAAAGCGGCACGTCATTCACCCCCTCGCTCCAGAGGGCTGATGTTGGCATGCGCCATCGCCGCTGCGTTCTTCGCACTCCTGGCAGCCTTGAGCGCTCTAGGCCACATGCCAATGCAGCTCATAGCGGCATACGCACTGCACCTTCGCCATGTACGGCATCGACAAAGCCGCAGCAGGGAAGGGCAGAAGGCGCACTCCAGAAGCCATGTTGCTCTTCGCAGGCTTGATCGGTGGCTGGCCCGGCGCGCTGGTAGCGCAGCGGCTGTTTCGGCACAAAACCAGAAAGCAGCCGTTTCAGGCGATATTTTGGTGTGGGGTGGTGGTGAATTGTGGGGTGGTTGGGTGGCTGGTTTATTCGGATGAGGCAGCGAGGCTTTCGGCTGGTTTTGGGATCGGTTAACAGTAACCAAGTCTGTTGTGCAAAAGGTATTCGGCTGCATGCCAGTCTATTAGAGAACCTACATACAGTATATTGGTCCCGGCAAAACGCGCAAACGCGAATTCTGCATAGGTGGCAGAGCTATACTTAGGAGCTAAAAAATCAACGAGTTGCAAGGAATGATGCGCGTCAGATAATATTGTTGAACGCGCAGGATGTTCATTGAATATCAGGACGTGCAGTCCAATCACTGTTATGCCCAAAGGAACTGACGATCAATGAATCAAGATTGGATTCTTCAAAAAAAGGAAACTCGCCGGACTTTTTCAAAGTCTACTTGGGTGCCTTTGAGAGCATCAATTAACGATGAAAAAGGAAACTGCAAATATATAGGGCACGTTGGTGAGTACTTTGGTTGTGGTTCTGTAGCATTTCCTCCGGAGCACAGAGAAATAGCAGAAAAAACTAGCTGGAGTGACATTGGGATTGGTTGTACCCCTCAACCTTATGCATATGAAGATGGCTATTATTCTACAATTGAACAGTACCAATGGAATGACAAAGAACCAATCGGAATCCATCTTATATTTGAGCACCCTCAACCTGTAGTTGGCGGAAGTTTATGGATATTGAATCCTGACTTAGTAGTAGCGCTTCGTCTTATAAAAGAGGGAAGTAATTGGGTAAGGCCAGAAGAGAATTTTGTAGTAGTAGCTCGGGAGGTTCTCGATGAAAAAGGGGAACAGCGCCTGATCGAAATAAAAAGAGAGTTTCTTCTCGACTATTTGGCGGCTAGAAACTTATCTCTCAGGCTATCGTACTATCGACAAAGAGTTGAAAACGTACCGACACTTGAAAATAGCGAATATGCTGGCCTGGAAGACCACCAAGAAGAAAGGGATGGCGGCCGATATGAACTACTTATTCAAAATTTGAATGATGTATTTGGCGGTAGTTGGGCAATGTTTCGTGCTTGGCGCACAGAAGTAGACGAAGAGGAAGACGCTCCTGTAATGGGGCCCGAAACAAACGAAAATACTGATTATGAAAAGTCTGAAGGAAACAAGTCCGGTTATGATGGTGTACGGGTG
It encodes:
- a CDS encoding DUF1294 domain-containing protein yields the protein MYGIDKAAAGKGRRRTPEAMLLFAGLIGGWPGALVAQRLFRHKTRKQPFQAIFWCGVVVNCGVVGWLVYSDEAARLSAGFGIG